A segment of the Deltaproteobacteria bacterium genome:
TGTCCGGCGAGATGCGGCTGGATGGATTGGTGGGAAGCGTTGACGGCAGACGGATCATCCGAAAATCAGGAGCCGGAAACGATCCGGAATCTCTGGGACGGGTTTTGGCCGCTTCAATCCTCGAAGACGGAGGCCTCCAAATTCTGCGCGAGGTTTACGGATTGGATTCAGCTCGATCATAGCGGTTCGAAATGCGATTACTCGGAATCCATTGGACCGAGCGAGTTTTGATCCTTTCAGTCCACAATCGGCTCCCCTCACCTTATTTTCCCTGAAGCACGTCCCGCAGGGCCTGGCAGAATTCCTCCATTACCGGTCGTCGGACCAGGCTGACCCGGATCCAGCCAGGAAAACGGAATCCGGTCATGGTCCGGACCAGAATCCCCTTCATGGCCAGCTTGCGATACAGCAGGGTGTCGGACATGGGCACCCGGACCATGATGAAATTCCCCTGGCCGCAAATCCAGGCCAAATCCAGAGAGTCGAACTCGGCCTGAAGCATGGCCTTGTCTTCAGCCACCATGGTTCGGGTGGCGGCGATGAAATCGTCGTCGTCCACCACTGCCACCGCGGCCGCTTTCTGCCCTAGAGTGTTCACCGAATAGACCACGTGGGTCTTGCGGATGACCTCCACCACCTCCATGGATCCACACAGATAACCAACGCGAAGCGCCGCCAAACCGTACATCTTCGAAAAGGTCCGGAAGACCACGACATTGGGGTGGTCCAGCATGAGGGACATGCCGTCCGGGTAATCATCCTCGGCCACGTATTCGAAATAGGCCTCGTCAATGACCACGATGGCATCCGAACCCACGGAGTGCAAAAAACCGTCCATGGTGTCCCTGTCCCAATAGGTTCCAGTGGGATTGTTCGGATTGCAGACGAAGAATATCTTGGTCCGGCCGTCGGCCGCGTCGAGCATGGCCTGGGGATCCATTGTCTGATCTCTGAGCGGCACCAGGCGGGCCTGGAAACCCGAAAACTCGGCCACCCATTCGTAGACGGCAAAGGTTTTGTCCGCAGTGACAATGTTGTCGCCCCGTTCGCAAAAGGCCTTGATGACGCTGGCGATGACCTCGCACGATCCATTGCCGATCAGAAACTGGTTGGGGTCCTTGCCGAATTTGGAAGCCAAGCAGGTCCGGAGGTCGAAGCAGTCGCCGCTGGGATAGATCGGAACCAGATCCGGATCGAATTCTTCGATGACGCGTTTCGCATTTGGCGGGGGCCCGAGCACATTCTCATTGTTGTTCAGACGATGGAGATGATCGACCCCGAACAGTCGCATGAGTTCGCGGTCCGGCCGACTCGGAACGTAGGCTTCAAATCGCCGGATGTATCCCGGAACGAGACGGTCAAGTGGCAGGCTGGACATATACGAAGGTCAAAATGTCGGATCGACCGCCATAGGGCAGCACGAAAAGAGGTTGGCAACCGTGCTCGATCAGAAGACCGGACAGGGCGGCCTGCCAGCCTTCGGCCAGATCAATGGAGAAAAAGATCCGTTCGTACCCCTCCTTGGCAAGGACTTGGAGGTGGCGTTGGATGTTTTCACCGTTGTCGAATCCGTCCAGCAAAGGACGAATGATGACTTCGCTCATCTCGGGCTTCAGTTCGGCCGCGAACAGGGACCGATCACCCTTGTGGCGGCCGGTCTCGACCACGGCCTGGATGATCCTGGGCAGAAAGAGGCGTCCGTAAATATCCTCGAGAAAAGAGACGCAGGCGGGATGGGACCAGACCGTCAAGCCGTTGTCCTCGTTCAATTGGCGAAACCAGATCGGGACGGGATCAGAGGGACCCAACATGGAGGCCGGAGTCGGCATGAAGGCCAGATGCTCGAACCCATGCTTCCCGAAATCGAGGCCGGGCGGGGTTGCGTCCGGGTCGTTGAACAGGCTGACCGTTGCGCTTCTGGCCAGGATCGAGAGCATGTGCTCCAGAAGGAGGGGAACTCCGTTTCCCCCTGAAGCAAACACCCATGGTCCGGAAAAGGTGACGCATCGTTCCGACAGCGTGTGCCAGGACAGCAAGGCGCAAGGGATGTCGGTTGCATCCATGGCCATGGCCACATGGAGATCGCCGCTGGCGACCAGGTCTGCGGCCTGGCCTGGCCTGACAAACCAGGGTGGAAGGTTGCCCTCGGGAAAAGCGGCCAGGGTCCGGGCACAGCCTTCGGCGATCAGGGTTGGATCGGGAGAGTCCTCCACCCGCAACGGGGCCCTGACCGGCCCGGGCTTCGAAAGATTGGGGCTGATCGTGGGATAGACGTGATTCTGGCGTAAACAAAGATGGATGTCCTGGCCGATGCGGTTCACGTCCAGACTGTCGCTGATGCGTGAGGCCAGAATCAGTGGCAGGTCATGACCGTCGTCTTCATCGCCCTCAAGCTTGGCGACGACGTTCATGGCCGAAAGATCGAGGGATTTGGCGGAAAGGGAGAACATGGCCCGAACCGAGGATTTATCCGGTCCCACCGTAATTTTGATCGACTCCCCGGGAAGGATCCGGCTCAAAAAGACAAGGATCTCTTCCATGCCCATGGCCAGACGCAGACCTTTGTTCCTGTCCAGGCCAAAGGCCCTGGCCCCTGTTTCAGCCATGGTCTGAAGGACGGGCACCCAGGCCGGGTTTGCCGACATGGCCAGGGTGATGGAACGCGGATCGAGCTTCATGGTTTCCAATGTCGTATCCTCCGGGAACAGACTATAAGCCGATCTGAATCAAAAATACCCCAGGCTGCGGAGTTCCTCCATCTTCGACTCCTTGGCCTGGCTGCGACCTAGGCGTTCGGAGCCCTCACCCGAGATCAAGGCCGTGCAGGGCCGGCATCCGAGAGACCTGTACCCCTGATCGTAGAGCGGACAATAGGCGAGCTTTTCTTGAACAACAAAGGCCCAGATATCCATTTCCGTCCAATGATGGATGACGTGGGCACGGACCACCCCATGCCGGTTCTCCTGCCAGGGAATGTCGAGCCGGGCCGGATGTTCGTCGTGACGGACTCCGGTAAGCAAAGCCAATATCCCCTCGCTCTTCAGGCAGGATTCCAAGGGGACGATCTTCAAGTCGCGGCAACAGGTCACGGGGTCTTCGGCCACGGGATATTCGGGCGGAATCGGATCCGGTCGGGCCACGTAGACCTTTACCCCCCAAATCTCGGCCATCCGGTCCCTGAAGGCCAGGACATCGGGAAATTTGAGTCCTGTGTCGACGGAAACGGCCTTTGGCCTTTCGTCCCGTCCGGCTCGGACCAGAGTCTCTCTCCACAAGGCCATGACCACGGTCGAATCCTTGCCTCCGCTCCAGGCCACGGCAGTCCGTTCTGGACCGTGGGTTTCCAGAATCCGCGCCATGCGCTCCAGGGTCAGTTCTGTGGTCTGGGTCAGATCCATGACCAGATTAGGGAAAAGGTTTTCATGATATCCGCGTAGTCGAGCCCAATACAAAAGGCAACCGGGCCGTCGGGAGAATCCCTGCGGCCCGGTTGCTATCGGCTCTGTTGATGTCGTCCGAGCTGTTCAACCAGCCCGGTTGACGAATCTGCTGCTGATGGGCGTGACCTTGGCCGCCTGACTGTAGCTGCTGATGCGCCTACTTTGTCCACGCAAGGCGGTCAGTTCGTCTCTGATCGCACCGTGAAGCCTTTTGGCCTCAAAGGTGATCTTGGTCTGGAGTTTTGCAAGCTCCTTGATTTTGTCCGAAAGAGCGCTCTTGTCGCTCGGCGTCTCGAATGTATGGTTCATGAGTCTTCCCCTCTCCAGAGCGAGTTCGGTCGCTTCGTCGTCATTGTTCTCCATCCAGCACACGAGCTCTCGTGAACCGATGAGCAGGGCCCGGTCAATGGCCTCATCCGGAGAGAGCATTTCCTCACGAACGTTCATTTCGGATCTGCGCCCTCAGATCGGCGATGATCTTTTTCCACTTGCCCACGGCCGGGAGGAATTCGTATTCAAGCAGATCGGCCAGAAGAATCCAGTCCTCATTTTCCTGGACTTCGATCATTTCCGAAAAGAGTTCGGTCAACTCTTTACCGGCAGTTTCAATACCCAATGATCCCGAAGCCGCGTACTGCTGACGGAGTAAGGTGATCATACCCAGGAAATCCCGCATAACGTCCAGAAGGTCCTGGTAGGTCTCCAGGGCCTCGGCGTCGTCGGCTTGACGGAAAAGATCGGCCACATGGCGTCCACCATTCTCCATCAGGGTGATGACCTTGTACAGTTCCCGGGTGATATCCACGGCCATTTCGACGCTCGGAACGCTGACGATTTCAACACGATCGACTTCCTCAATCTCGATGTCCTCGGCCTGGTGAGGATAGATCTCGGAAAATGCTTCCCCGTTGAGCAGCACGTCCGTGACCACCCGGTCCTTGAAGTAGTCTGCTTCGACGGTGTTTTGGAGGACTTCCTCCAGATTGGCATAACTTTTGACATTCACATCGGCCTGCCGGCCATCAATGATCAGCATTGTCTCGCCTCCTTGTACTTCGATGTGGGCTGGGCTTTCGATGGCAAAGGCCCTGCCGGAAGAAATAACCGTTACGTGTCTTTGGAGGGATCCAATTCAAGTTTTGTGCCGAAAACGAAGAATTATCGAAGGTCGTTGGCCCAGGCTTGGACAAAGGCCTCCCATTCCCTGACTTTGGAGGAGAGGACCAAGTGGTCGCCGGCCAAAACATTGGCCTCGCTCTGCCACATCCGGCCGAGAATCGGAAAACATTGTCCTTCGGAAAGCATGGCCTGAAGCCTGTTCCATGTGGCCATGGCCTTGTCCCGGAAGGCAGGTCGTCCGATCTTGGCCACCAGAGCCATCTGCTCCCGAAACACGGCCAGAAGTCCGGAGACGGACTCAAGCTCCTGTCGAAAGGAAGTCAGATCGTCGACGCGTCCCCAGTCTCCTGGAAAGGTCTGGAACCCGGCATTGTCAAGCAGTTGACGATACCAATGGCGTTGAATCTTCATCCAGCGAGTCCTCAGTTCGGCGTCATGACCGCTTAAGGATTTGAGGTCCATGAAGCCCTTGGAGTCCCGGACGGACTCCCAGACTCTGGCACCGGAAAAAGATAGCCCCTTCTCCCCTGCCCGTTCCCGGCTCTCGATGCAGCTCAGAACCGTTTCCGGAGACACGGCTCTGCGGCAGGCCAGGTTGTGCTGGCAAATCCGGCCGAAGGAACAGGGGTGGCAGGCCAGATCGGGCTCCAGGCAAAGGGAACCCTCGAGCCAAGGGCCTGTATCCCAGGGCTGGGCCGTGGAAAGGAATATCCCTGCCAGAGGCACACCAAGTCCGGCTGCCAAGTGCATGGTGCCTGTATCGTTGGTGATCAGGAACCGGAGCACGGCCAGAACGGCGGCCAATTCCTCGGCTTTGGTCCGGCCGATGAGATCGATGCAAGGCGCCGAAGACATGGACCTGTACCTGGATCCGAGAGCCGACTCGTTGGATGTGCCCAGAAGAACCGGACACCAATTCAGACGGTCCAGGACCAGCTCTCCGAGCCGGGCGAAAAATTCCACGGGCCAACGCCGGTCGTCATCGCTGGCTCCGAGCTGAAACCCTATGTAGCCTTGAAACGAGGCGCCGCATCCGGAAACCAGCAAGTCCTCGGCTTGAGCAACCGCCCCGGAGTCCGGCCTTCGGAGTCGAAAAGGTGGAGGGGTTTGGATCTCGGCCATCCGACAGAACACATCGACGATGTTCATGGGGCTTGCCGCCCGATTGACGCTCGCCGCCTGGAGGTAGGCGGCCCAATGGGACGAGGGAGCGCTGAAGCCGTCTTCGTCCAGGGCAAAGCCAAGGCACTTTCGGCCTTGAAGCAGTCTGGCCAGAAGGCCCGATGACGGACCGGGGGTCAGATTCAAGACCAAATCCGGAGTGTCGGGTATCAAGGCTTGATGAACCCAGCGACGAAGCCTGTTCATGGCCTCGGGCCAAGACCGGTCCAGATCGGCCAGCAGACCTGCCCCTGGCAAAGGCAGGATTTCGTCCACCCCGTCAAGCAGTCCGGCCGCGGTTTGAAAATTTTCCTGACAGACCATGGATACGGACAGACCTTGCCCGATCAGTCCTGCAACCACGGGCTGAGTCTGCAGGATGTCGCCGAACCTGGTCAAATTGAGCACCACGGCCCGGCCGCGATCCTCAGTCATGCCGGATTCCAAAACCAGCAACAGACATGAAAAAAACCGGTTCGGCCCAGAATTACGCCGGTCATGATCCCTGGGAAGCCTCAAGCAGCTCGAGTTCCCTGGCGACTTCCTCAAGGAGCCCGGGCTCCTCGGGTTCGATACGAACCACGGCCTGGAAATGCTCCCTGGCCGCAGTCGGATCGTTTAGATAATACTTGTGTACGATAGCCAAATTGTAGTGGGCCCGATAGTCGTCGGGATCCAAGGCCACCAGTTCGCCGAAAGCCTGGGCTCCCTCCTCGTGGCGGTCCATTTGAAACAGGGCCACTCCCTTTTGATTTAGGGCCATCCTGTTCTTTGGGTCCACGTCAAGGGCCCGGTTCCAAAACACCAGCGCCCTGTCCCAGGCCTCCATGCGCATGAAGGCCACTCCCAGATTCAAAAGGGCCTCCATGTTCCGGGGATCTTCCTGGAGCATGGCCATGTGGGCGGCGACATCGGTCATGGCCCCAGAATCCATGCCCTGGCCCTTCTTTCCCTGGTCTCCGCTCCGAGCGACCAGGGTCAGGGACGGGTTGGTCATCCGATAGACGAAGGAGGAGATCAGAATCATGACTAGACATAGGGCCGCCGCGGCCACGACCAGGGTCGCCCGGCTTTGGGGGGCGGTCTCAGCGGTCATTGCCGAACCCCTCCAGTTGTTGAAGCCGGCGTTCGATGCGCCGCTGCCCAGCCCACAGAACAAGCGTGTACAGGCCGATCCCGATCCAGACGCAGACGTTGGCCGTCAAAAGATAGTCCATAGCCGCTCCCGTTGAGAAAATATGTTCAAAAAATCAAGCTAGTTATCCTCGAAGAAATCCGGCCACCAGAACATCGATCCTGTGGGCGGCCAGGCCCTGCCTGAGTCTTAAAAGGACCAGAACCGCGGCCAGCGCCAGAAAGGCAGCCGAGCTGACCAGTATTGTGTTCCACATCTCCGGCTCCAGTCCCCCTCCCTCGGAGGCGAACACGGCCGGATGGATGCTCCGCCACATCCGGGCCGACAGAAAGACCAGCGGGACGTCCAGAAAGGCCACCACTCCGACTACTGCCGCAATTCTGGTCCTCTTCAAGCCGCCCAGATCGGTCCGTCTAAGCACGAGATATCCCACATAGACGAACCACATGATGATGGTCGTGGTCAGCCTTGGGTCCCAGGTCCACCAGGTGTTCCATGCCGCCCTGGCCCACAGGGAGCCCGTGGCCAGGGCCAGTCCGCTGGTGAGCACGCCGACCTCGGCGCAGGCTCCGGCCAGGAGATCCCAGCCGGGGCCTTTTCCGGCCAGAACGCCGACCGAGGTAACGAACACGGCGAAAAAACAGGCCAGCCCGACCCAAGCCATGGGCAGATGAAAG
Coding sequences within it:
- a CDS encoding phosphoadenosine phosphosulfate reductase family protein — encoded protein: MDLTQTTELTLERMARILETHGPERTAVAWSGGKDSTVVMALWRETLVRAGRDERPKAVSVDTGLKFPDVLAFRDRMAEIWGVKVYVARPDPIPPEYPVAEDPVTCCRDLKIVPLESCLKSEGILALLTGVRHDEHPARLDIPWQENRHGVVRAHVIHHWTEMDIWAFVVQEKLAYCPLYDQGYRSLGCRPCTALISGEGSERLGRSQAKESKMEELRSLGYF
- a CDS encoding tetratricopeptide repeat protein: MTAETAPQSRATLVVAAAALCLVMILISSFVYRMTNPSLTLVARSGDQGKKGQGMDSGAMTDVAAHMAMLQEDPRNMEALLNLGVAFMRMEAWDRALVFWNRALDVDPKNRMALNQKGVALFQMDRHEEGAQAFGELVALDPDDYRAHYNLAIVHKYYLNDPTAAREHFQAVVRIEPEEPGLLEEVARELELLEASQGS
- a CDS encoding CcmD family protein codes for the protein MDYLLTANVCVWIGIGLYTLVLWAGQRRIERRLQQLEGFGNDR
- a CDS encoding aminotransferase class I/II-fold pyridoxal phosphate-dependent enzyme, encoding MSSLPLDRLVPGYIRRFEAYVPSRPDRELMRLFGVDHLHRLNNNENVLGPPPNAKRVIEEFDPDLVPIYPSGDCFDLRTCLASKFGKDPNQFLIGNGSCEVIASVIKAFCERGDNIVTADKTFAVYEWVAEFSGFQARLVPLRDQTMDPQAMLDAADGRTKIFFVCNPNNPTGTYWDRDTMDGFLHSVGSDAIVVIDEAYFEYVAEDDYPDGMSLMLDHPNVVVFRTFSKMYGLAALRVGYLCGSMEVVEVIRKTHVVYSVNTLGQKAAAVAVVDDDDFIAATRTMVAEDKAMLQAEFDSLDLAWICGQGNFIMVRVPMSDTLLYRKLAMKGILVRTMTGFRFPGWIRVSLVRRPVMEEFCQALRDVLQGK
- a CDS encoding glycosyltransferase family 9 protein; amino-acid sequence: MTEDRGRAVVLNLTRFGDILQTQPVVAGLIGQGLSVSMVCQENFQTAAGLLDGVDEILPLPGAGLLADLDRSWPEAMNRLRRWVHQALIPDTPDLVLNLTPGPSSGLLARLLQGRKCLGFALDEDGFSAPSSHWAAYLQAASVNRAASPMNIVDVFCRMAEIQTPPPFRLRRPDSGAVAQAEDLLVSGCGASFQGYIGFQLGASDDDRRWPVEFFARLGELVLDRLNWCPVLLGTSNESALGSRYRSMSSAPCIDLIGRTKAEELAAVLAVLRFLITNDTGTMHLAAGLGVPLAGIFLSTAQPWDTGPWLEGSLCLEPDLACHPCSFGRICQHNLACRRAVSPETVLSCIESRERAGEKGLSFSGARVWESVRDSKGFMDLKSLSGHDAELRTRWMKIQRHWYRQLLDNAGFQTFPGDWGRVDDLTSFRQELESVSGLLAVFREQMALVAKIGRPAFRDKAMATWNRLQAMLSEGQCFPILGRMWQSEANVLAGDHLVLSSKVREWEAFVQAWANDLR
- a CDS encoding cytochrome C biogenesis protein CcmC, with amino-acid sequence MRDAVDHLMPWLCLLATSLLLTAQWFIWVHVPEEATMGMTQKIFYFHLPMAWVGLACFFAVFVTSVGVLAGKGPGWDLLAGACAEVGVLTSGLALATGSLWARAAWNTWWTWDPRLTTTIIMWFVYVGYLVLRRTDLGGLKRTRIAAVVGVVAFLDVPLVFLSARMWRSIHPAVFASEGGGLEPEMWNTILVSSAAFLALAAVLVLLRLRQGLAAHRIDVLVAGFLRG